One stretch of Actinacidiphila sp. DG2A-62 DNA includes these proteins:
- a CDS encoding RusA family crossover junction endodeoxyribonuclease, with amino-acid sequence MSGDAAKIPPQREGGSAETPTAASLLPAGGRELDQERARRLAAVLAPGVREYKVLVFDGDPAAKARPRFSKGGQVYKTDEDTAAEQRTAWHLRRSFRQPWTGNLALGCVLFRPNRQRIDTDNLIKHICDAGNGIGWIDDAQFTAKYGVLELDAEHPRTVVVVVRHVSSLDRFNVAAKPRRRAPRKRG; translated from the coding sequence ATGAGCGGCGACGCGGCGAAGATCCCTCCGCAGCGCGAGGGCGGCTCTGCAGAAACGCCGACGGCGGCCAGTCTGCTGCCCGCCGGTGGCCGGGAGTTGGACCAGGAGCGGGCCCGGCGGCTGGCGGCCGTCCTCGCGCCCGGGGTTCGTGAGTACAAGGTGCTCGTCTTCGACGGAGACCCGGCGGCGAAGGCCCGGCCGCGGTTCTCGAAGGGCGGGCAGGTCTACAAGACCGACGAGGACACGGCGGCGGAACAGCGGACCGCGTGGCACCTGCGGCGGTCCTTTCGCCAGCCGTGGACGGGGAACCTCGCTCTCGGGTGCGTGCTGTTCCGGCCGAACCGGCAGCGCATCGACACGGACAACCTGATCAAGCACATCTGCGACGCCGGGAACGGGATCGGCTGGATCGACGACGCCCAGTTCACGGCGAAGTACGGCGTCCTCGAACTCGACGCCGAGCACCCCCGCACGGTCGTCGTCGTGGTCCGGCACGTCTCGTCGCTGGACCGCTTCAACGTCGCCGCGAAGCCGCGCCGCCGTGCGCCCCGGAAGCGGGGGTGA
- a CDS encoding exonuclease domain-containing protein, with amino-acid sequence MSWTVGPIAGLDFETTGVDPEVDRIVSGAVVEWDNGPRRVRSWLADPGVEIPPGAARIHGISTERARAEGRPAAEVVAEVIAALVAAVEAGQPLVVMNAPFDLTMLEREAERYGLYSLFSASAPLVLDPRVLDKHCDRYQRGQRRLEDLCARYSVVHGGAHDAGADAVAACAVTLALADEYPWIGKTPLPELHERQVGWAAGQQSGLREHFKASGQAHRAATVREEWPLIPLAGWGR; translated from the coding sequence ATGAGCTGGACCGTGGGGCCCATCGCGGGCCTCGACTTCGAGACCACCGGCGTTGATCCGGAGGTCGACCGGATCGTCTCGGGCGCCGTCGTGGAGTGGGACAACGGACCGAGACGAGTCCGGTCTTGGCTCGCCGACCCCGGCGTGGAGATCCCGCCCGGGGCGGCCCGCATTCACGGCATCTCGACGGAACGCGCCCGCGCCGAGGGCCGCCCGGCCGCCGAGGTCGTGGCCGAGGTGATCGCCGCCCTGGTCGCCGCCGTCGAGGCCGGTCAGCCCCTCGTCGTGATGAACGCGCCGTTCGACCTCACGATGCTGGAGAGGGAGGCCGAGCGGTACGGCCTGTACTCGCTGTTCTCCGCGTCGGCGCCGCTCGTCCTGGACCCGCGCGTGCTCGACAAGCACTGCGACCGGTACCAGCGCGGCCAGCGACGCCTTGAGGACTTGTGCGCCCGGTACAGCGTGGTCCACGGCGGCGCGCACGACGCGGGGGCCGATGCGGTCGCCGCGTGCGCGGTGACCCTGGCGCTCGCCGACGAGTACCCGTGGATCGGGAAGACGCCGCTGCCCGAGCTGCACGAGCGGCAAGTCGGATGGGCGGCCGGCCAGCAGTCCGGGCTGCGCGAGCACTTCAAGGCCAGCGGCCAGGCGCACCGCGCCGCCACGGTCCGCGAGGAGTGGCCGCTGATCCCGTTGGCGGGGTGGGGCCGGTGA
- a CDS encoding recombinase RecT encodes MALSTLKDRVRAATTEPPAVDATVQSLAEDTAGPVPAQLHASAQAEGDDVADKALTWLEQYGEDFTKALPSHIDVKAFLSAVRAALPGLVRCTPASLRQALLTCARFGLLPDGRHAVIKREGKLAVFVPMAQGYVELMYRSGRVGSVHVGMIHENDEWNYEPTAPAPLDFTHKPRVDLSKKERGKPILAYAFCWMASGARSQVIILSREDAEEIRDEYSSAYQRAKASGANDSFWHTDFDAMWRKSPLRRLHKVVPMSAELVALLKADDAGDAGEVQIVHAPAEETYLLAEADEAHEQAEESQDPQDARVWTLPRKRSQPRRTTRKSRKGSRR; translated from the coding sequence ATGGCTCTGTCCACCCTCAAGGACCGCGTGCGCGCGGCCACTACCGAGCCGCCTGCCGTCGACGCGACGGTGCAGTCCCTCGCCGAGGACACCGCCGGGCCGGTCCCGGCCCAGCTCCACGCATCGGCCCAGGCCGAGGGCGACGACGTCGCCGACAAGGCCCTGACGTGGCTGGAGCAGTACGGCGAGGACTTCACGAAGGCCCTGCCGTCGCACATCGATGTGAAGGCGTTCCTGTCCGCCGTGCGGGCTGCCCTGCCGGGCCTGGTGCGGTGCACCCCGGCGTCGCTGCGTCAGGCGCTCCTGACCTGCGCCCGCTTCGGTCTGCTGCCGGACGGCCGGCACGCGGTGATCAAGCGCGAGGGCAAGCTCGCTGTGTTCGTGCCGATGGCGCAGGGCTATGTCGAGCTGATGTACCGCTCCGGGCGGGTCGGCTCGGTGCACGTCGGGATGATCCACGAGAACGACGAGTGGAACTACGAGCCGACCGCCCCGGCGCCCTTGGACTTCACGCACAAGCCGCGCGTGGACCTGTCGAAGAAGGAGCGCGGGAAGCCGATCCTGGCCTACGCGTTCTGCTGGATGGCGTCGGGTGCCCGCTCGCAGGTGATCATCCTGTCGCGGGAGGACGCCGAGGAGATCCGCGACGAGTACAGCTCGGCGTACCAGCGGGCGAAGGCGTCCGGGGCGAACGACTCGTTCTGGCACACGGACTTCGACGCGATGTGGCGGAAGTCGCCGCTGCGCCGTCTGCACAAGGTCGTGCCCATGAGCGCCGAGCTGGTCGCGCTGCTCAAGGCGGACGACGCCGGGGACGCCGGTGAGGTTCAGATCGTCCACGCCCCGGCCGAGGAGACGTACCTCCTGGCCGAGGCGGACGAGGCCCACGAGCAGGCCGAGGAGTCTCAGGACCCGCAGGACGCCCGGGTGTGGACGTTGCCGCGCAAGAGGTCGCAGCCGCGCCGGACGACCCGCAAGAGCCGCAAGGGGTCGCGTCGGTGA
- a CDS encoding YqaJ viral recombinase family nuclease: MTTTIEPTLFDLGDGAPRGLVDAPTARLLLPAGASHDEWLAVRREGIGGSDVAGILGLGGKYTGPRHVFEEKHGRPTFTDNEYAEVGREIEGFIAHLFTKRSGVATAVAPGTLVHLDRPWMRVNVDRYTFERPGPASGLLECKNRSEYQADQWEDGAVPDAPAIQCHWGMAVGGWDHGFVAALVGGNKLRWVRLERDEEMVEYLVDYCGKWFQRHVVEGIEPPADGLEATTDLLAKLWSVKAETIAEIDVAKAKELRARHAEIKAREKALAEELRLVESEMKLLTGENEIAKAGGQPAWTWKGNGTFASKQFATAHPELVEKYTRMVPALDMDRLKAEDPEVYAKFRARRLVVPAKGI, encoded by the coding sequence GTGACGACGACCATCGAGCCCACCCTGTTCGACCTCGGCGACGGTGCGCCTCGCGGCCTGGTTGACGCCCCCACCGCGCGGCTGCTGCTGCCCGCCGGTGCCTCCCACGACGAGTGGCTGGCCGTCCGCCGCGAGGGCATCGGCGGCTCCGACGTCGCCGGAATCCTTGGCCTGGGCGGGAAGTACACCGGCCCGCGCCACGTCTTCGAGGAGAAACACGGCCGCCCGACGTTCACGGACAACGAGTACGCGGAGGTCGGCCGCGAGATCGAGGGCTTCATCGCCCACCTCTTCACGAAGCGGTCCGGCGTCGCCACGGCGGTGGCCCCCGGCACGCTCGTGCACCTCGACCGCCCGTGGATGCGGGTGAACGTCGACCGGTACACCTTCGAGCGGCCGGGCCCGGCGTCCGGGCTGCTGGAGTGCAAAAACCGCAGCGAGTACCAGGCGGATCAGTGGGAGGACGGGGCTGTTCCCGACGCCCCCGCGATCCAGTGCCACTGGGGCATGGCGGTCGGCGGCTGGGACCACGGCTTCGTGGCCGCGCTCGTCGGCGGCAACAAGCTCCGCTGGGTCCGGCTGGAGCGCGACGAGGAGATGGTCGAGTACCTGGTCGACTACTGCGGGAAGTGGTTCCAGCGGCACGTGGTCGAGGGGATCGAGCCCCCGGCTGACGGCCTGGAGGCGACCACTGACCTGCTGGCCAAGCTCTGGTCGGTGAAGGCCGAGACGATCGCCGAGATCGACGTGGCGAAGGCCAAGGAGCTGCGCGCCCGGCACGCCGAGATCAAGGCCCGCGAGAAGGCCCTCGCGGAGGAACTGCGGCTCGTCGAGTCGGAGATGAAGCTGCTCACCGGCGAGAACGAGATCGCGAAGGCGGGCGGCCAGCCGGCGTGGACGTGGAAGGGCAACGGCACCTTCGCGTCGAAGCAGTTCGCCACGGCGCACCCCGAGCTGGTCGAGAAGTACACGCGGATGGTGCCCGCCCTCGACATGGACCGGCTCAAGGCCGAGGACCCCGAGGTCTACGCGAAGTTCCGCGCCCGCCGCCTCGTCGTGCCCGCGAAGGGAATCTGA
- a CDS encoding helix-turn-helix domain-containing protein, protein MTPNGTAIRALREVQNMSLRRLAQLAQTSPSQLSRIERGRAGARDDLAVRIAEALAVPVSDITRAEGATLTPSPQTVKHERPAKGTKDKRQAPVLKKTGDRDVPYPGTPEGRFFHYTPEEAADFLPWSALQLRRKAYAREVPFNDGGNRVTFTGQNICEISEMTAVRPLADPVQQRAS, encoded by the coding sequence GTGACACCGAATGGAACGGCCATTCGCGCACTGCGGGAAGTTCAGAACATGAGCCTGCGGCGCCTGGCCCAACTCGCGCAGACATCTCCGAGTCAGCTCTCGCGCATCGAGCGGGGGCGCGCCGGCGCCCGCGACGACCTGGCCGTCCGCATCGCGGAGGCCCTGGCCGTCCCGGTGAGCGACATCACCCGCGCGGAAGGCGCGACCCTCACGCCGTCTCCGCAGACCGTGAAGCACGAGCGGCCCGCCAAGGGGACGAAAGACAAGCGGCAGGCGCCGGTCTTGAAGAAGACCGGTGACCGGGATGTGCCCTACCCGGGCACTCCGGAGGGCCGGTTCTTCCACTACACCCCGGAGGAGGCCGCGGACTTCCTGCCCTGGTCGGCTCTTCAGCTCAGGCGCAAGGCGTACGCCCGCGAAGTCCCGTTCAACGACGGCGGGAACAGGGTGACCTTCACCGGCCAAAACATCTGCGAGATCAGCGAGATGACGGCCGTGCGCCCGCTCGCCGATCCCGTCCAGCAGCGCGCTTCCTGA
- a CDS encoding helix-turn-helix transcriptional regulator, with protein MERNWPRLGEKLKAARADMEQQEAAARIGVKRGALRNIEQGKIAKVTPTVLAYARLVGWTEDSVNRVLDGGEPVMADAGPEVAISEAPAAEVSDLSLRVRQALREGPLIESRVTEVTTPSGQVTATIVVRGEEGTPPEELLAVLRSLKIAVTVGPG; from the coding sequence ATGGAGAGGAACTGGCCTCGTCTCGGCGAGAAGCTGAAGGCGGCACGTGCCGACATGGAGCAGCAGGAGGCGGCAGCACGGATCGGCGTGAAACGTGGCGCCCTGCGCAACATCGAGCAGGGGAAGATCGCGAAGGTCACCCCCACCGTGCTCGCCTATGCGCGACTGGTCGGGTGGACTGAGGACTCGGTGAACCGCGTCCTCGACGGCGGCGAGCCCGTCATGGCGGACGCAGGGCCGGAGGTGGCCATCTCCGAGGCGCCGGCGGCGGAAGTGTCGGACCTGTCCCTGCGGGTTCGGCAGGCACTCAGGGAGGGGCCGCTCATCGAGTCCCGCGTAACCGAAGTGACCACGCCTTCTGGGCAGGTGACAGCCACGATCGTGGTCCGCGGGGAGGAGGGCACCCCGCCGGAGGAACTGCTCGCCGTGCTCAGGTCGTTGAAGATCGCCGTGACCGTAGGGCCCGGTTAG
- a CDS encoding pPIWI_RE module domain-containing protein encodes MPPVYRSARTTAWCPADAFASHTAPYRVLPFPEQWRDAVLTLCNAPRVAAGKEPWKTAPTWRLEQVLQAFAPDVLALPRPFHDRNPDAPAHWLCAPADLPDPLPGPVLDTVLKHWLRDLRPEPEFRGLLQETIAELAAHPPRWETVHHELMPHDATPGGTARPSAHQYSLSPDWLARRILALGPYPYDGGQLFFRAMPRGPRDQGAQLVSEPIRFAGPDEKHDSWWSVTLSITLQTVPFDPLPRFNLRWSVRRWATRTSAKTGRLHLPWGVSTTVLLRPRRPFLPGTPRSERFAIARLERYWDKELGEKGDFAERWRAGGPAAMLAGLPLGEPFPDVDAILTDPASWLRDDARAGVLHRTAMGRHDVGTGFMAHQLSQLTAWAEGALTSELRRAPDLSLIDRGTPANIPKGDKESVEAEQCTQRRLATAYALDALNGVVRQGGAPVLEARLLWQSSRLRNAALTSLAEHLGLKGDGGSFTAQQYDNATAGAPVVHEWSAPELTVRVHCLRPLVGLGDRTADSLLAPLDLPTGTRIKDAQVAAATAARRDSAAQWLAAERTTDAPALAVVEIGRPASYPSRLHDPKFAMRLGCAKAGFVTQFITVPVAGDENGKGAETASSLRHRTLSAWNDGLRQLGARTVPWHAVNEGLPDGLRHAALWMVRKNRTTRNRWAAYVPVGVMVTPDPEVTGAARIEGWDPEARSGAGAWVPYPELLLRLTTKAEVTSVVPGQRGPRDGAAGPDEAETGGEVERPKLYQERERQRREAAEWLQGLRTSLRTAPTVLFAEAHNARSHWTWLQDGRIERDRLQDGLAPARRLDPDLRLVRVRAGARNETPQWWGKAQKGKPNGIQQGLWVPEGAAEDARVFFSTTAKPVQFKHAAVTADKLSPRPIAQGERKGEPTIDTGQAAWMPGLLEIAVIGCHRGDGDDPKSLALLAHVLRQPSDYDQALALPLPLHLAGLAQEYVLPTPKDDEAEAETGEAGRRAGPLLRTIQTTRRMHRRWNSQYQTWSRRHRTPTLKDSCNHSTFDAAQWPARAARSQLRGPRPRRFVGDRVTGAADRSLDPLWHSVPHLVHGVSCDFTGAAERGFAQSGSPRRLLRRSLRPLSVSHTCSS; translated from the coding sequence ATGCCGCCCGTCTATCGCTCCGCGCGCACCACAGCCTGGTGCCCGGCCGACGCCTTCGCCTCTCATACCGCGCCCTACCGCGTACTGCCCTTCCCCGAGCAGTGGCGGGACGCGGTGCTGACCCTGTGTAACGCGCCCCGGGTAGCAGCGGGCAAAGAGCCGTGGAAGACAGCACCGACCTGGCGCCTGGAACAGGTTCTGCAGGCTTTCGCCCCCGATGTCCTCGCGCTGCCACGTCCCTTCCACGACCGCAACCCGGACGCGCCGGCCCACTGGCTGTGTGCGCCCGCCGACCTCCCCGACCCGCTCCCCGGCCCGGTCTTGGACACCGTGCTGAAGCACTGGCTGCGTGACCTGCGGCCCGAGCCCGAGTTTCGGGGCCTGCTGCAGGAGACCATCGCAGAACTGGCCGCCCATCCGCCACGCTGGGAGACAGTCCACCACGAACTCATGCCGCATGACGCGACGCCAGGTGGCACCGCGCGTCCGTCAGCGCACCAATACAGCCTCAGCCCCGACTGGCTGGCCCGCCGGATCCTTGCCTTGGGACCGTACCCGTACGACGGTGGGCAGCTCTTCTTCCGAGCCATGCCGCGCGGGCCGCGCGACCAGGGTGCACAACTTGTTTCCGAGCCGATCCGGTTCGCTGGGCCTGACGAGAAGCATGACTCCTGGTGGTCGGTGACGCTATCGATCACCCTTCAGACTGTGCCGTTCGACCCGCTGCCGCGCTTCAACCTCCGCTGGTCGGTTCGCCGCTGGGCCACTCGTACCAGTGCCAAAACGGGCCGTTTGCACCTCCCATGGGGCGTGAGCACCACCGTCCTGCTGCGTCCGCGCAGGCCGTTCCTGCCGGGCACCCCCCGTAGTGAGCGGTTCGCCATTGCTCGTCTGGAGCGCTACTGGGATAAGGAGCTGGGTGAGAAGGGCGACTTCGCCGAACGTTGGCGCGCGGGCGGCCCTGCGGCGATGCTCGCCGGGCTCCCCCTGGGTGAGCCCTTCCCGGACGTCGACGCGATCCTGACCGACCCCGCGTCCTGGCTGCGCGACGACGCCCGAGCCGGTGTCTTGCACCGCACCGCGATGGGCCGGCACGACGTGGGCACCGGCTTCATGGCGCACCAGCTCTCGCAGCTCACAGCCTGGGCGGAAGGCGCTCTCACGTCCGAGCTGCGCCGAGCCCCGGACCTCTCGCTGATCGACCGTGGCACACCCGCGAACATCCCCAAGGGCGACAAGGAGTCGGTCGAAGCGGAACAGTGCACCCAGCGCCGGCTGGCGACAGCCTACGCATTGGACGCCCTCAACGGCGTGGTGCGTCAGGGCGGCGCTCCCGTGCTTGAGGCACGGCTCCTGTGGCAGTCATCGCGGCTGCGTAATGCCGCCCTGACCTCACTCGCAGAGCATCTCGGCCTCAAGGGAGACGGCGGTTCCTTCACTGCACAGCAGTACGACAACGCCACGGCTGGCGCGCCGGTTGTCCACGAATGGTCCGCTCCGGAGCTGACTGTGAGGGTTCACTGTCTGCGCCCGCTCGTTGGGCTCGGTGACCGCACCGCCGACAGTCTCCTTGCCCCCCTCGACTTGCCCACCGGCACTCGCATCAAGGATGCCCAGGTGGCCGCCGCAACCGCAGCCCGCCGTGACAGCGCCGCACAGTGGCTGGCCGCGGAACGCACCACCGATGCGCCAGCTCTCGCTGTGGTGGAGATCGGCCGCCCCGCGTCCTACCCGAGCAGACTGCACGATCCGAAGTTCGCCATGCGACTCGGCTGTGCCAAGGCTGGCTTCGTCACGCAGTTCATCACGGTGCCCGTGGCGGGCGACGAGAACGGTAAAGGTGCGGAGACAGCGTCCAGCCTGAGGCACCGTACTCTCAGCGCCTGGAACGATGGTCTGCGGCAGCTCGGCGCGCGCACCGTGCCATGGCATGCTGTAAACGAAGGACTGCCCGACGGCCTGCGGCACGCTGCGCTGTGGATGGTCCGCAAGAACCGCACGACCCGGAATCGCTGGGCCGCCTACGTCCCGGTCGGCGTCATGGTCACCCCCGACCCCGAGGTCACCGGCGCGGCCCGCATCGAAGGCTGGGACCCCGAGGCGCGTTCCGGCGCCGGTGCCTGGGTCCCCTACCCCGAGCTCCTGCTGAGGTTGACCACGAAGGCAGAGGTCACGTCCGTTGTGCCCGGCCAGCGCGGACCACGGGACGGCGCTGCCGGCCCCGATGAGGCGGAGACGGGGGGTGAGGTGGAACGCCCGAAGCTCTACCAAGAACGCGAACGGCAGCGCCGTGAGGCCGCCGAGTGGCTTCAGGGCCTGCGTACGTCCCTGCGCACCGCACCAACCGTCCTGTTCGCCGAGGCGCACAACGCCCGCTCGCACTGGACCTGGCTCCAGGACGGCCGGATCGAACGGGATCGCCTGCAAGATGGGCTTGCGCCCGCTCGTCGCCTCGACCCCGACCTGCGGTTGGTCCGAGTCCGCGCAGGCGCCCGGAACGAGACACCGCAGTGGTGGGGGAAAGCCCAAAAGGGCAAGCCGAACGGTATCCAACAGGGCTTGTGGGTGCCGGAGGGTGCCGCCGAGGACGCCCGCGTCTTCTTCAGCACGACGGCTAAGCCCGTGCAGTTCAAGCACGCGGCAGTGACCGCTGACAAGCTCTCGCCCCGGCCGATCGCTCAGGGCGAGCGCAAGGGCGAACCCACCATTGACACAGGCCAGGCGGCCTGGATGCCGGGGTTGCTGGAGATTGCCGTCATCGGTTGCCACCGGGGCGATGGCGACGACCCGAAGTCCCTTGCACTTCTTGCCCACGTTCTCCGCCAGCCCTCGGACTACGACCAGGCCCTTGCCCTGCCCCTGCCACTCCACTTGGCCGGCCTGGCGCAGGAGTACGTCCTGCCGACACCGAAGGACGACGAGGCGGAGGCGGAAACGGGAGAAGCGGGGAGGCGGGCCGGCCCACTGCTTCGGACGATTCAGACGACGCGCAGGATGCATCGCCGGTGGAACAGCCAGTACCAAACCTGGAGTCGGAGGCACCGGACGCCGACGCTGAAGGACAGCTGCAACCATTCGACGTTTGACGCCGCTCAGTGGCCGGCTCGAGCAGCGCGGTCACAGCTGCGAGGGCCCCGGCCGCGCCGCTTTGTTGGCGACCGCGTCACCGGCGCGGCGGATCGGTCTCTTGACCCCCTCTGGCACAGCGTCCCTCACCTGGTTCACGGCGTTTCTTGCGACTTCACCGGTGCGGCCGAGCGCGGATTCGCCCAGTCCGGCAGCCCACGGCGGTTGTTGCGGCGCTCCCTGCGCCCGTTGAGCGTGTCCCATACCTGCTCCTCGTAG
- a CDS encoding restriction endonuclease-related protein, producing the protein MPASPFAAFDSSAETLDAWAAHDGVPLLATVARALCVLDHTTGLDAFCLPYPPVVQLALDRAVVAWLRVGLRPPASLAELVQRCADIPLEDWPLSLPSDAVGPDDVLLDRYSHRPTQLCHEWSEWERLAPDPAVRHRDQQVMRTALDRCRSHGEEDAYTEFRSLLVRRPVLTAQELFALHGDFTLEPVWELIDLIYPEVPLSWSRDGYYAVCGRCGTLLTPLAGGEWWCERDRCRRQGDPPVGRLIEAAHAGAVYQLERPLRRHVTGPGLAEVELEDRLTGLGLDVTMWPGFDSYDLLVVFPDGHRWAIDVKDWAHPAFLGRAARPVRPDPPYDEAFWVVPVYRVRERPGYQQAFQRARPVAAAAVRLLTDDELTRAARQRLAESHRGTRTDSQEGTDA; encoded by the coding sequence GTGCCCGCGAGTCCCTTTGCCGCCTTTGATTCGTCCGCCGAAACGCTCGACGCCTGGGCTGCCCATGACGGCGTGCCGCTGCTGGCTACGGTAGCTCGGGCCTTGTGCGTCCTGGACCACACCACTGGGTTGGATGCCTTCTGTCTTCCGTACCCTCCCGTCGTCCAACTCGCTCTGGACCGGGCGGTCGTCGCTTGGTTGCGCGTCGGACTCCGGCCACCCGCTTCACTTGCCGAACTCGTCCAGCGTTGTGCTGACATCCCGTTGGAGGACTGGCCGTTGTCTCTGCCGTCGGACGCTGTCGGCCCGGACGACGTACTGCTCGACCGCTACTCGCATCGCCCCACACAGCTATGCCATGAGTGGAGCGAATGGGAGCGTTTGGCGCCTGACCCGGCTGTCCGGCATCGCGACCAGCAGGTGATGAGGACCGCTCTGGATCGCTGCCGCAGCCACGGAGAGGAGGACGCATACACCGAATTTCGTAGCCTGCTAGTGCGGCGGCCGGTGCTGACGGCCCAGGAACTCTTCGCCCTGCACGGCGACTTCACGCTGGAGCCGGTCTGGGAGCTCATCGACTTGATCTACCCGGAGGTCCCTCTTTCCTGGAGCCGGGACGGCTATTACGCGGTGTGCGGCCGCTGCGGAACACTGCTGACGCCGCTTGCGGGCGGTGAATGGTGGTGCGAGCGGGATCGCTGCCGACGGCAGGGAGACCCACCGGTCGGCCGTCTGATCGAAGCGGCTCACGCCGGCGCTGTGTACCAGCTGGAGCGCCCGCTGCGTCGACACGTCACCGGGCCCGGACTGGCCGAGGTGGAACTGGAGGACCGGCTCACCGGTCTGGGCCTCGACGTCACCATGTGGCCCGGTTTCGATTCGTACGACCTGCTTGTGGTCTTCCCAGACGGCCACCGCTGGGCTATCGACGTCAAAGACTGGGCGCACCCGGCCTTCCTCGGTCGTGCCGCCCGCCCAGTGCGGCCCGATCCTCCGTACGACGAAGCGTTCTGGGTGGTGCCTGTCTACCGGGTACGCGAGCGCCCCGGCTATCAGCAGGCGTTTCAGCGAGCCCGGCCCGTGGCGGCCGCTGCCGTACGGCTGCTCACCGATGACGAATTGACCCGGGCTGCCCGCCAGCGGTTGGCCGAGTCACACCGTGGCACCCGCACCGACAGCCAGGAGGGCACAGATGCGTGA
- a CDS encoding PD-(D/E)XK nuclease family protein — protein sequence MQPWSNPPGTVGVGRLARIPVRHLRDEEPGCSMDRALSVRRDVFAAKRVPSNTPREEFPFALVQELLDQLESGAAQSVDEALEQCRRTRSRCLPQHVTWSVEAVERYLGARQRDQECRNSADLPRTYRAPDPWIAFRTLEEPDRRGITNYERTVWGRQYISDDATLRELVIPAKGDAKERLALPELAAVASVLYFGTPARIPPFGHHSPALRHQAPPPRPERVRVYSAGLTEGRVRLLRTTETDVFADWTAEEIMDLHVQHVVPRLGRVLDGRDRIAGAHCAGCKVLSKCSVVPRAPALLELPPPTQPRKRRTVSVSDLRAHRDCPARYHLTRVLKLPASVQESEAVRRGRAVDGWLNARHAMAGASPCREVPPPAHLPGLTDDELAPALGMLRAHRARCPLDNPAATRFRPQHRVMAYDPQSDVTVIASCDLVYEERGGVVVRETKTSAFPPVGRSVLLEKHPQLALSVLLLAAGVLGGDSRRSRVELEILRPDGVSLEEFDPGDEATVEHARIVLASYTVPWSVETRYDAVPRPGYDCMGCEALSWCATGKKRVAAAG from the coding sequence GTGCAGCCCTGGAGCAACCCTCCCGGTACGGTCGGCGTTGGGCGCTTGGCCCGTATCCCGGTTCGTCATCTGCGCGACGAAGAGCCCGGTTGTTCGATGGACCGTGCCCTCAGCGTTCGCCGCGACGTGTTCGCTGCGAAACGGGTTCCGTCCAACACCCCACGCGAGGAGTTCCCGTTCGCGCTTGTGCAGGAACTGCTCGACCAACTGGAATCCGGCGCGGCGCAGAGCGTCGACGAGGCCCTGGAACAGTGTCGACGGACGCGATCCCGGTGCCTGCCGCAGCACGTGACCTGGTCGGTGGAGGCCGTCGAGCGTTACCTCGGTGCCCGGCAAAGGGACCAAGAATGCCGCAACAGCGCCGACCTGCCCCGCACGTACCGCGCCCCGGACCCATGGATCGCATTCCGCACGCTTGAGGAGCCCGACAGGCGTGGTATCACCAATTACGAGCGCACTGTCTGGGGGAGGCAGTACATCTCGGACGACGCGACGCTGCGTGAACTCGTGATTCCCGCCAAGGGAGATGCCAAGGAGCGTCTCGCGCTGCCCGAACTTGCCGCTGTTGCCTCTGTCCTGTATTTCGGGACTCCGGCCCGCATCCCTCCCTTCGGGCATCACTCGCCGGCCCTCAGGCACCAGGCGCCGCCGCCGCGGCCAGAACGCGTCCGGGTCTACTCCGCCGGCCTCACCGAAGGCCGGGTCCGTCTTCTGCGTACAACCGAGACCGACGTCTTCGCGGACTGGACCGCTGAAGAGATCATGGACTTGCATGTGCAGCACGTCGTGCCCCGGCTCGGTCGCGTTCTCGATGGCCGCGACCGCATCGCCGGCGCCCACTGCGCGGGTTGCAAGGTGTTATCCAAGTGCTCCGTCGTACCGCGGGCGCCCGCTCTTCTCGAGCTCCCACCTCCCACGCAGCCTCGCAAGCGGCGCACGGTATCGGTCAGCGATCTGAGAGCACACCGTGACTGTCCTGCCCGCTATCACCTGACCCGGGTACTCAAGCTGCCAGCCTCCGTTCAAGAAAGCGAGGCCGTGCGCAGAGGCCGGGCCGTCGACGGCTGGCTCAACGCCCGGCACGCCATGGCGGGCGCTTCGCCATGCCGCGAGGTGCCTCCGCCCGCACACCTGCCCGGCCTCACCGACGACGAACTGGCCCCCGCACTCGGCATGCTCCGGGCCCACCGGGCCAGGTGCCCGCTCGACAATCCGGCGGCGACGCGGTTCCGCCCGCAGCATCGAGTGATGGCGTATGACCCACAGTCCGATGTTACGGTCATCGCCTCGTGCGACCTGGTCTACGAGGAACGCGGCGGCGTGGTCGTCCGCGAGACAAAGACCAGTGCGTTTCCACCGGTCGGTCGGTCCGTTCTGTTGGAGAAGCATCCGCAGCTCGCCCTCTCGGTACTGCTCTTGGCGGCCGGGGTGCTCGGCGGCGATTCGCGGCGGTCCCGCGTGGAACTGGAGATTCTTCGTCCGGACGGGGTGTCCCTCGAGGAGTTCGATCCGGGCGATGAGGCCACGGTCGAACATGCCCGTATCGTCCTGGCCTCGTACACCGTGCCTTGGTCCGTCGAGACCCGCTACGACGCGGTGCCCCGGCCCGGTTACGACTGCATGGGCTGCGAGGCGCTGTCTTGGTGTGCCACTGGTAAAAAGCGCGTGGCTGCCGCAGGTTGA